The nucleotide window TAAGTGTTGCGAGGAGTGCACAAAATGGTCTGGATATTCCGAATGCAGATCATTTCTATGATAACAGGAAAATGAGGTTCAATTATTTCGCGGTCAGAGCCACCCAGGCCAGGGTATACCTGTGGCTGGGCGAGTACGACAAAGCGATGGCGGCAGCTCAGGAAGTGATTACCAAAGCTCAGGGCAACCTCGTTACATTTAACGGCGGTACCATTAACGATCCCAATCCGGTAAATAAGGACTATACCTTTAGCACAGAACATATATTTTCACTGAACGTACAAAATATGTACGATTTCATAAAACCATATATCGACCAGTTTGCGGCTGATGGTTTAAATATAAATTACAGTCAACTGGCACATAGCGGAACAGTGGCCAATGACCTTTATGAGATCAATACCAAGCCTGGCATGTCTTTATCAGACTATCGCTACAAGGAACTGTATAAAAAAATATCTCCTACCAGTTATCTCCTGCTGAAGTTCACCTACGTGCTCAATTCATCGTTTAAAGACCGGATGCCCATTATTACCCTGCCGGAGATGTATTATATCATGGCGGAGTGTTATAATGAAACAAATGATCCGGTAACAGCGGTTACATATCTCAATACAGTAAGGACCAACAGAGGAATTTCCATTCTTTATAAACTTCCTGACACGCTTACCAAATCTGACGTGACGGCTGAAATTCAAAAGGAGTATAGAAAAGAATTTGTAAGCGAAGGACAGTTGTTCTATTTCTATAAACGACGGGGTAATATCAACATCCCCGGAACGGCCAAAGTGATGGATAATTCCATTTATATTTTACCGATACCTCAGCGCGAGCGGGATATGAGCAGTGGGCAATAATAGTTGGCTGATACCTTGTTTTATAATGATTAAAATGATTGTAATGAAAAGATTATTAATTGCACTCGTAGGTATTATGCTGATAACAGCCTGTAAAAAGGAGCAGATAAAATTATATCAGGATACGGACCCTTCACTGTATTTCACACTTAATACCTACTCCTATTCCTTTATGACCGACCTGGACTCTACGTCCAAGGTCATCTACCTGCCTGTTAAACTTTCCGGCGCCTTAAAAGACGCTGACAGATCCTTTAATGTGCAGGTGATAAATGATACCAATACCACTGCCAATAAAGACTGGTATGAACTAAAGACAGGGACACTGCCGAAGAACAGTGTTGACGGAACGATTCCTATAGTATTGAAGCGGAATGCCCTTATCGATACAACGATTATAAAACTGAAACTTTCGCTGACGCCATCTTCAGCGCTGGATACAATGCCCAGCGCTACTATACAGATTAGCTGGACAGGGAAAATCATTCAGCCGATCAACTGGAACTGGTTACGCTACTATTTTGGAACGCCTTTTTCCACGGCATGGTATAAGTTTATTATCAAGGCAACGGGGAAGTCTTCTTTTCCTTATTCACCTACATTAGCCAAAACAGATCCTGTGACCTGGTGGATGAGTACTGCTCAGATACAGGCCTATTCCTTACAGGTAAAAGAAGTACTCCAGGCATATAACGCGGCTCACCCGGACAGTCCGCTGACACACGACGATGGTTTGTATAAAGGGCAGTTAGTGTCGATGCCATAATTTCTAACTTCAAACTTATTACCGTGAAGAAACTAATATACTATATACTCCTATCTGTTGCAGCATTCGGGATATCCTGCGTAAAGGATAAATCTACTTTTGATACCAACAAAATCAACCCGATTGTAATAGATACCGCCGGAATGCTGGCACAATTGGTACAGTTTCAGTTTGACACCCTGCAGCTTATGCCCAGGGTAACCCAGTCAGGACTGGATTCCAGTCGCCTGAAATACAGTTGGACCATGAATGCCTATGGCGGATACGAAAGAGTGGTGGGAACAACCAGGCGACTGAATACTTCGATTATAGAAAAGCCCGATCCTATCCCTTACACGTTAATCCTGCGGGTGACAGACACCACTACTAATTTAAAAACAATTTTCACCTGGTCTGTTCAGGTTATTTCTCCTTTCGGGGAAGGCTTGATAGTGGCTGATACCAGAGATGGAGCTACTTCAGACGCAAGCCTTATTATGGCTTTCAATTTTACCTCCAGTTTGATAAAAGATAGCGGAACAACCAGAATTTTTCAGAACGCCTATAGCCGCGCCAACGGTAACCAGAAGATGAATGGTATCGTAAAACAGCTCAACTATATGCGTTATAACAGTACCAAGGATATCACTTTTTTAACCGACAATTCGTTTATCAGAATTAATCCCAACTCTTACCAGCTGTCAGGCAAGGACAATGACTTATTTGTACTGGCTCCCGGAATCATTAAACCAGATGAAATTCAATCGGCCATTACCATCAATCAGCACCAGTATCTTATCAATAACGGGAAGGCCTATGGTCGTTATGGAGAAAACAAACAATTTGGATACTCTTTTTTAGCACCGGATGCGTTGGGATATAGTTGTCAGAAAATTTGCGGGCTCCAGAATCCTGTATCTAGCCCAAAAACGGCGGGCATATTATATGATGAGAAAAACAACCGGTTTTTATTGTTGCCACGGATGGTATTAATGAGTAACCCGTTGATGAGTTTCAATCCAACTGATTTTTCAGATCCGGCACCGGCTTTCGATCCGAATAATATGGGCAATAAAACCTGTTTGCAAATGATGGAAGGATACGATCGAAGAATCATTTCTATTTTGAAAACAAGGGACCAGGACCAATATTTTGCCTATCAGATCAAATTGACAGAACCTCTTACCGGTAAAATGGGCATCATGGTCAATGATCTGAGTAATAACCCTGAAATAGCACAATCCAGATTTTATACCTGCTCCAATGCGGAACAGGTGTTGTTTTATGCGACAGACAATCATGTTTATGCTACTACCCTTGAATTGGGTAGCCCAAGCACCACCACTTTAAGATACACCACCACCAATGGTGAAAAAATCACCGGTATGAAAATGTATACGGGTGGTGGAAGTATGTATCTCCCCAACCCCAATGCGCCGGACGACTGGAGCCAGAGAATGTCATTTTCATCGGCCAACCGGTTGTTACTGCTCAGCACTTACAATGAAAGTACCCAGGAAGGTAAAATTATCACCATACCACTTGAAATACTGGGCATAGGCGGATTGGTCACCAACCCGGACTATATTAAAACCTATGGTGGATTTGGCCGGATAACAGCATTCAGTTTACAGGCTTTATAAATTTTAAAAACAAAGGAAAATGAAAGTAAATTTTTTTCTATTAGGAATGATGGTACCAGGTGTAATGTTTGCCCAGCAAGGGAAATTCACCGTGAATGGAAGCCTTAAAAAAGAAATAACGAAACCAGCAATGGCTTATCTGAATTATCGTACAGCTGATCAAACCATAACAGATTCCTGCATGATAGAACAAGGTAAATTTGTATTCAAAGGAAACATTGATGAACCAAAGCGGGCGACCCTTATTGTCAATTACCTGGGATCGGGCATGAAGGACAAAGGTGTACATCAAAGAGCAATTTACCTGGAACCAGGTAATATAAAAATCAACGGCAAGGATTCGTTACCTGATGCCGGTATAACGGGATCGGCCATTAACAAAGAGCAGGAGGAACTACTGGCGGCATTAAAATCTCCAGCCGATCAGATGAAGGCCTTTATGGCAGATTATTATGCACTGCCCAAAGACAAACAAAATGATTCTTCTGTGCGGGCCGTGTTGGATAAAAAGTATTATGCCATTAAAGAAGAGGAAAAAACAGCTTATTTAAATTTTATTAAAACGCATACCCAATCCGTTGCAGGACTTGATGCATTGAAAAAACTAGGTACCTCCATCGAGGATTATAAGGTTTTAACGCCTTTGTATGAATCATTCTCCAATAATGTAAAAAACAGTATGGCTGGAAAAGATTATGGAAAAGACCTGGCTATTATGAAAGCAACGGCTATTGGTGCATCCGCACATGAATTTACGCAAAATGATACAACGGGACAGCCTGTAGCACTGACCAGTTTCAGAGGTAAATATGTGCTGATTGATTTCTGGGCTTCCTGGTGCAGTCCTTGCCGTGCTGAGAATCCCAATGTGTTAGCGGCTTACTCAAAGTATCATGATAAGGGCTTCGAGGTTCTGGGCGTTTCCCTGGATGACGAAAAATCCCATACCAACTGGCTGAATGCCATCAAACACGACGGACTAACGTGGCAGCAGGTATCCGATCTGAAAGGCTGGAATAATGTAGTTGGCCGGATGTATGGTATCAGATATATACCTCAGAATTTTCTGGTAGACCCAAGTGGTAAAATAATCGCAAAAAACCTGAAAGGTAAAGACCTCGAGAAAAAACTGGCTGAGTTGTTTAAGTCTTAAACATCCCGGCGTAAACCCGCAAAGAGAGGGCGTCTCAGGATAAATACCTGAGACGCCCTTCTCTTTAAAAACGGTTCGTTACCTTATCTCCTCCCCTTTCCTCATCTTATCCAGTAGCCTCTGCTGGTATTCAATCTGGTATTTATTTTCCTTTTTATCTTCGATCCTGCTGATGGCTTCTTCCTGCAAACGGATGGCCTGAGCGGTATCTCCCAGCCGGTATAACAGGAACGCCTGTGTGCTGATAAATTCCGGTTCCGGTTTTTCTTTTACAGCATGTCCACTCCATTCCAGCGCTTGCCGTATCATTGCGGTGTCGCGGGTATTACGGCCCAGGCTGCGGGCGAAGCTGTTCAGCTCTGAGGCGTCTACCTGATGGGCATATTGTTTCATAAACGCCTGTACGCCCTGTTCAAAAAGATCATAGGATTTACTATGCTGATACCATTGCAACCTGAATTTTTCGGTGATCAATGTGGCCACTTCCGGGTATTTTTGCTGCAAACGGGTCTGAATAGCTTTAAAATCCGGTGTGGTGCTTTCGTTCAGGCCTGCGGCATAAATTTCTTCCCCCATAATAATCTGTTGCACTTTACTTTCTGCATAACGCGGGCTCATTACCTGATCAATCTTTGTTGCATTTTTCCGGAAGATAATAAAGCCCGTATCCTGGCTGCTATGGGTAAATTCATCCATAAACCGGATGACTTCCGGCGCAAAGAGGTCTGGTACCGTTTGCAGGTATTTGCACGAAAAGAAACGGGAGTATTGGCCATCATAATTTTTAGCGGCATCTGTGGCCAGTTTTTTCAGGGTGTCCGGATGATTAACCACGCTTTTAGCCATAGCGGCCATTCGGGTATAGTACTGCGTTTCGGGCTGCAATGCTTTGGCAGAAGCGGCTATAAAGCCGGCAGCACTGTCACTGCCTACTACCAGGTGCACCAGTTTACCTTCCGGAGAAAAATACAGGAACGTCGGATAGGCCATCACGTTATATTCCTTACCAATGGCTTCCGCATCCTTATACCAGCGTTTTACGGATTCCTCATCTTTGGCGGTCTTGTCCATCTGCACTTTTACGCTGATGAATTTATCATTAAGAAACGCTCCTACTTCTTCCTGCGGGAAAACATCGCGGCTCATCATTTTACAGGGGCCGCACCAGGTGGTATAACAGTCGGCAAAAATAAACTTGTTTTCCGCTTTGGCTTTGGCTTTTACCTGTTGCCAGCTGAGTGCATGTTCAAAATGTATTCCTTTGTCCTGGGCTGCGGCAGGCAAGCCTATCAGAAGGAGACTATAAAGGAATAATTTCCAGGGAGATGATTTTAGCGGTTTGTACATACGATCATTTTTAATGAGATAGTTGGCGGCGAACCCATAGCAGATGGTATCCGCCGCCTTTTTTTATTGGTTGGTCTACTTTCTTTCATTAGGCTCCAGTTCGGGATTGAGCTGCATCAGCTTGGGCGCGATCGGGAACACATAATGGTAGTCATTGGGTTTTATTAAAAACGTTTGTCCGTTATAGTTATGCGTGATTGTTTTAGCAAAACGAGGTTCTTTGTTGAGCCTTTTCAGGTCGAACAGGCGGAGCCCTCTAAAACACAGTTCCCGGCGCCTTTCCTCCAGCACCTGCAACAAAGCATCATCAGCAGTGGTAGCAGTGGCGGGCTGCCAGGCAGCGCGGGCAATACGCATTTTACGCAGCGTATTCAGGTCCTGCATAGCCCCAGCGGGATCATTCAGTCTGGCTTCACATTCTGCCCGCACCAGGT belongs to Chitinophaga sp. HK235 and includes:
- a CDS encoding PKD-like family lipoprotein, with protein sequence MKKLIYYILLSVAAFGISCVKDKSTFDTNKINPIVIDTAGMLAQLVQFQFDTLQLMPRVTQSGLDSSRLKYSWTMNAYGGYERVVGTTRRLNTSIIEKPDPIPYTLILRVTDTTTNLKTIFTWSVQVISPFGEGLIVADTRDGATSDASLIMAFNFTSSLIKDSGTTRIFQNAYSRANGNQKMNGIVKQLNYMRYNSTKDITFLTDNSFIRINPNSYQLSGKDNDLFVLAPGIIKPDEIQSAITINQHQYLINNGKAYGRYGENKQFGYSFLAPDALGYSCQKICGLQNPVSSPKTAGILYDEKNNRFLLLPRMVLMSNPLMSFNPTDFSDPAPAFDPNNMGNKTCLQMMEGYDRRIISILKTRDQDQYFAYQIKLTEPLTGKMGIMVNDLSNNPEIAQSRFYTCSNAEQVLFYATDNHVYATTLELGSPSTTTLRYTTTNGEKITGMKMYTGGGSMYLPNPNAPDDWSQRMSFSSANRLLLLSTYNESTQEGKIITIPLEILGIGGLVTNPDYIKTYGGFGRITAFSLQAL
- a CDS encoding thioredoxin fold domain-containing protein encodes the protein MYKPLKSSPWKLFLYSLLLIGLPAAAQDKGIHFEHALSWQQVKAKAKAENKFIFADCYTTWCGPCKMMSRDVFPQEEVGAFLNDKFISVKVQMDKTAKDEESVKRWYKDAEAIGKEYNVMAYPTFLYFSPEGKLVHLVVGSDSAAGFIAASAKALQPETQYYTRMAAMAKSVVNHPDTLKKLATDAAKNYDGQYSRFFSCKYLQTVPDLFAPEVIRFMDEFTHSSQDTGFIIFRKNATKIDQVMSPRYAESKVQQIIMGEEIYAAGLNESTTPDFKAIQTRLQQKYPEVATLITEKFRLQWYQHSKSYDLFEQGVQAFMKQYAHQVDASELNSFARSLGRNTRDTAMIRQALEWSGHAVKEKPEPEFISTQAFLLYRLGDTAQAIRLQEEAISRIEDKKENKYQIEYQQRLLDKMRKGEEIR
- a CDS encoding TlpA disulfide reductase family protein, producing MKVNFFLLGMMVPGVMFAQQGKFTVNGSLKKEITKPAMAYLNYRTADQTITDSCMIEQGKFVFKGNIDEPKRATLIVNYLGSGMKDKGVHQRAIYLEPGNIKINGKDSLPDAGITGSAINKEQEELLAALKSPADQMKAFMADYYALPKDKQNDSSVRAVLDKKYYAIKEEEKTAYLNFIKTHTQSVAGLDALKKLGTSIEDYKVLTPLYESFSNNVKNSMAGKDYGKDLAIMKATAIGASAHEFTQNDTTGQPVALTSFRGKYVLIDFWASWCSPCRAENPNVLAAYSKYHDKGFEVLGVSLDDEKSHTNWLNAIKHDGLTWQQVSDLKGWNNVVGRMYGIRYIPQNFLVDPSGKIIAKNLKGKDLEKKLAELFKS
- a CDS encoding RagB/SusD family nutrient uptake outer membrane protein, whose translation is MKRLLVLTIAVFSLCSCKKWLSVTPKSEISSTELFKSEQGYKDALIGAYLLMTSTSSYGFESTVGFVDVLAQQYAIPGSTHPYYYASLYQYDQLSVITPKDNIWNTNYNAIANLNNIINTIDDKKSSMNPANYALIKGEAMGLRAFLHFDLYRLYGYGNLVNTPAGLSNKTLPYVSSYSKNITPPVTGKAFLDSVKNDLSRAADLMAKYDSISVARSAQNGLDIPNADHFYDNRKMRFNYFAVRATQARVYLWLGEYDKAMAAAQEVITKAQGNLVTFNGGTINDPNPVNKDYTFSTEHIFSLNVQNMYDFIKPYIDQFAADGLNINYSQLAHSGTVANDLYEINTKPGMSLSDYRYKELYKKISPTSYLLLKFTYVLNSSFKDRMPIITLPEMYYIMAECYNETNDPVTAVTYLNTVRTNRGISILYKLPDTLTKSDVTAEIQKEYRKEFVSEGQLFYFYKRRGNINIPGTAKVMDNSIYILPIPQRERDMSSGQ
- a CDS encoding DUF4843 domain-containing protein; amino-acid sequence: MKRLLIALVGIMLITACKKEQIKLYQDTDPSLYFTLNTYSYSFMTDLDSTSKVIYLPVKLSGALKDADRSFNVQVINDTNTTANKDWYELKTGTLPKNSVDGTIPIVLKRNALIDTTIIKLKLSLTPSSALDTMPSATIQISWTGKIIQPINWNWLRYYFGTPFSTAWYKFIIKATGKSSFPYSPTLAKTDPVTWWMSTAQIQAYSLQVKEVLQAYNAAHPDSPLTHDDGLYKGQLVSMP